GCTATGGCCTCGAAAGAGGGGGCGGGAAATCGAGTGAGTGAGGGCGCTGTCATTCAGATTTTCAACAATACGGGCGGAAACGCCATTGTTTCATCGTCGCAACTTGGAGTGGCCGGATAATGGGATTTACTCGTGAGCTTTATAAGCTTGGATTTGAGATCTCCCCGGTCATTCTCTGCAATGGCGTCGCGGAATCAATACCCGGTGGGATGCTGCCGATAGTGGCATTAACCCAAAGCGCAAGTTTCGTTACTGGGCTGGTGAGCGGGGCGATAAATCTAACCGATCTGGATAAGTATTTCTGCCACTGGAGACCAGTCCAGGGCGCAACGATGGTTGATTACGATATCGCTAAATACCCATTTGCTAACCAGACGGTGGCGGCCAATGCGCTACTTGCTCAACCTCTGAGGGTAAGTTTGCTGATGGATGCGCCGGTTAATGAAAACACGGGTGCCATGACCAAACTGGTAACAATGAGCGCGCTACAGGCTGTTTTACAAGCCCACGCCAACCTTGGCGGGACGTTTATCGTTGCCACTCCATCCGTCATCTACAGCAACTGCATTCTGAGGACAGTAAAGGATAACTCGTCCGGCAATGACGCCCTGCCTCAGCGTTCATGGTTATGGGATTTTGAACAGCCTTTAATAAGCGAGGTTGCAGCTGAGCAGGCTGTGAACAGTTTCATCAGCAAGATTGACGGCGGAGACAGAACAAACAGCAGCGCCTGGACGAATACAGTCAGTGCTCTTGGAAACACATCTCTTGGTGGATCTGTTACGGAGGCAATCACTGGGGTAATAGGCAAGCTTCAGGGGGCCTTTGGTATATGACAACAACAACCTACCCTTTTACCGGAAGAGAGCAGAAAAGCATGACCTTCTCGCCGGTGCTTGATGGAACTGTTTATACCTGCCAGATGAAATGGAATATTGCCTCGCAGCGCTGGTATCTCCTGATACTCAATAATGCGGGAAAACCGGTTCTGAATACGTCAGTCGTGGGCTCTACTGCAACGGCAGGGATTAACCTGATTGCTGGAATATTCTCAGCAACAACCATGATCTGGCGAGAGAAAAACGGTCAGATTGAGGTAACGAGCTAATGCGCTATTACGAAATTAACATTTTTGATGGCGATACCTTAATCCAGCAATATTCCAGCCTGAAGAACGGAGTCTATAACCCTGGGGCGCTGATGGTGGAATTCGACATCATGCGCTTTGGAGAATCGACGCCAGCAGGTGAAACCCATCTCACGGTATGGGGTATTGGGCCTAAAGATATGCAGCAGGCCAGACAGAACCTCTACGGCAAGCGAATTCAGATCTTTTCCGGGATGTCGAAAGGTCTGCCTCTGGCTGGGGCATGGGATAAAAAGCTCGCCATTGAGGGAACCATTTTTCAGGTGTTCGGCAACTGGCAGGGAACGGAACTGCGGCTGGATTTCATCATTGTCGCAGGTCCGATAAACACCACGGCGCGCGGGCAAATGGTGCCTCTCCAGCTGACCATGCCATGGTCTATTGGACAGAAACTCTCCGTTGCGCTGACACAATGTGTCATGACGATGGGCGGTTTTACGCCGAATATAAGCATCAGCGACAGGCTGACGCTGAATTATGATCGTCCCATGTTTTGCGGGTCACTCGCTGAGCTGACAAAAAACCTGAGAGCATTTTCTTTCTCGCGTATCAAAGACCCAGGCTATACGGGAGTGGAAATTGCCGTAGTCAACGGCAACGAAATCCGGGTGTGGGATAATGATTACGCTAACCACCCTGATCAGGAATTAAAAACCAGCGCGACGGAAAGGAGTAAAAACCCTGTCCAGATAAATTTCAATGACCTGATCGGCCAGCCAACGTGGATTAGTTTTGGTGTTGTCAGCATTATCTGCGTCATGCGCGCTGACCTGCAGACTGGCGACCACATCCTGATGCCGGAAAAATCCAGGCCGATGATTCAGGCGTCGTCTTATTCGCAGTTTCGCGATGACTCAGCCTTTAACGGAGAATTTGTAGTGCAATCGGTGAGGTTGCTGGGTAACAGCAGGCAGCCAACAGCGGAAGCGTGGATCACCGTGATTGAGGCATACCCGGCGGAGGCGGTTAAGACAAAATGAGTGTTGACCAGAAGATTAATTTTGGCCGGAACATGAACAGGTTCGCTGAGCAGAAGTTTAATGAGGCGTTCCAGGCGGCCGGAAAAATCCTTCCCGCCAGTATTGTTGAGCAGAAAGGAAACATGGTAACGGTGGCTTTCGAGCTGCATGACACGCCATACGTTTTCCCTCAGGTAACAATTCCACTTTTCGGCCCCCAGTACATCAGATATCCGATGCAGCCGGGGGACAAAGGCATTGTCATTCCTGCTGACACCTATCTTGGTGGGGTTAGCGGCCAGGGAGGCGGGATTGCCGACCTAACGCCGCCTGCCAATCTAAGCGCTCTGGTATACCTTCCGATCAGCAACACGGAGTGGGAGGCCGTCAACGGGAATGTCGTCACCATCTATGGGCCGGAGGGTGTAACTATCCGGGATCAGGGTAGCAACACGACGTTTATGTTAACGCCTGAAAGCGTGGCAATAGTTGCTGTTGATCAGTTTAAGGTCACCGTTGGCGGCACAGTGTTTACCCTTACACAGGGCATGTGGAGCATAACGGGAACCACGGGGAAGTTGCAGGACTCAACCGCCAGCACCAGTCCGGCAATCATGCATGCTGGATGGGAAGCCATGAAGGCATGGGTGAATAACCATAACCATACAAATGGTAATGGAGGTGCGAACACTGGTGCCCCAACTACTACTTTCAATGGGAATATCACACAATGAGAACCTATGGGAGAAACGCAGAAGGAAAATGGGTTTTAGTGGTTCCGGATGAGAATGGTTTTAGTGACTCAATTTATCTGACGACGCTTATTCAGAATCTAAAACTGGCCCCGCAGGAGTCTCCATTTTTTGCAAATAACGGCATTCCCGCTCATTCCTCAGTCATTCAGCAGGTGCTACCCACCTATTACGTAGACCGATTGCAAAGGCAATTTAGTCAATATTTCACGTCCTTGCAGATTGCCCTTGAGAGCGATGACCCTCCTGTCTATAACATTTCGGCGATAACAAATGCCGGTTCAAAAATAATTACTACGGTGAATGTATGAGCGATTTGTCTGTCAGTTATACAGCCGCCGGGCCGGTGCCACAGACCGCAGAAGAACTGCGTGCGCAACTTGTGGCTCAGGCGACTGCGTTATCTCCCGGGATAACCACGGATTTACCTGGCTCTCTAATCGAGGACATCGTAGGCACTGATGTAGGCTCGTTGATTATTTGCGATCAGATGAGAGTTGACCTGATAAATTCGGTTGGCCCACTGAAAGCAAACATGTTCATGCTGAATCTTCTGGCCCAGCAATCAGGTGTTAGCGCTCAGAAAACTGATGGTTCTACCACCGTGCCTGTATCGTTCACTGGGCCAGCAGGATTTCCTGTGCCACAGGGTTTCCTTGTTGGAGATGGTACCTATACCTATCAGGTGTCAGACGCAACTATCATTCCGGCTTCTGGTATTAGTTCAGTGGTTACCTGCGTGGCGACAAATACTGGGTCATGGGCGGTTCCGGCTGGTTCGGTTAATCAGATCCTGAGTAGCCTCCCTTCAGATATTACCCTTTCCTGCAGCAATCCAGTTGCCGGGACACCAGGTGGCGAGCCTGAAACGAATTACGAGTTTCGGGAGCGCGTATGGCAGGCGCAGATGTCTACTGTCCAGGGGTATCCAGGGTTTATCCGCCAAAAACTAACAGACCTGAGCAATGTACAGGCGCGCCTTGTATCAGTCGTGCAGAGTGGCAATGCCTGGGTCGTCATGTGTGGCGGTGGGGATATTTACGAGATGGCAGGAGCCATTTATAAGTCGGCCGGCGATATCAGCAGACTTAAAGGCACCGACCTTAACGTCACTGGCATCACTAATGCCAACCCTGGTGTTGTCACGACAGATATAACGCATGGATTCTCGACAGGGCAGGTAATCAACATCACTGGCGTGCTGGGAATGACAGGAGTCAATAATGTTCCGCTTACCATCACTGTTCTGTCATCACATACATTCTCGATCGGCATTAATACGACCAGCTCCGGCGCGTGGACAGGCGGCGGACTCATAACGCCTAACCTCCGCAATAATGTCGTAACCATTAATGACTGGCCTGATGATTATCTCATCCCGTTTGTCATCCCTTTACAGCAGCTTGTCACTATTAAGTTCGAGTGGGCTACCGAGAGTGTCAATTATCTGACGGATGCGACAATAGCCGCTTTGGTTTCGGGGCCGGTAATCAGTTATGTAAATGGGGTGTTCGCTGGCAAGCCAATGAACATAAACAACATAAAGGATGTGTTCCTTCAGTCCATTAACAGCACACTTGATATGAGCCTGATATCGACGCTGAACGTGGTTGTGACGGTAAACGGAGTCATTACTAACGTGGATGCTGGTACGAATATCATCAGCGGAGACCCTTACAGTTACTGGTTCATCGCCTCAGATGGGGTGATTGTCGACGGGATATAACATGCTGGAAGATATCATTAAATCATACCTGTATACGCAGTATAACGACGATGATGATCTCCAGGCATTCGTCACTGCGTATAACACAATGGCGCAGGACATCTATACATGGATGCTAAATGCCAACCTGCCAATTTTTGTGGGCGGGTATAACGCCGGAGACCAGTTGAAATGGATAGCGAGGGGGATTTACGGGGTTAAACCGCCGGTACTGGTTAGCGGTAAGCAAAACATCTTTGGTTCGTTCAACTCCGTTCTCTTCAACCAACTCCCATTTAATGGGCGGAAAGTTGTCAATATTTCTGACCAGGTCGTCGTATCTGATGATTTGTTTAAGCGAATTATGACGTGGAACTTTTACAAAGGAGATGGGTATCATTTTACGATCCCATGGCTGAAGCGGAGAATACTTCGGTTTCTTACGGGGATTGATGGTGTTGATGTAGTCAATGACCAACGGTGGAGTATATCAGTATTATTTTCAGGTTCAGGAGCCAGTATCTCGATCATAAAAGGATACAGGAGACTGACTGATTCCTCTCTTTACAATTCATTTGCATATAACGCAAGGTCTTTCAATCAGAAAAAAAGTGTTGTCATAAAAAGCACAGAGTATGAGTATGCCGCGCTGTTCAAGCAGGCCTTTGATAGTGGCCTGCTCCACATGCCTTTTTACCAGCCAGTATCGGTGACGATCGTAGGCTAATTAGTTGGGTGAATTCCTTTTGTTGAGCAGCTTATAGTTTCTGCTGCTGATCGCCATGTCCATAAAAAACTTCAGACATATTGAAATTGATAA
This sequence is a window from Enterobacter sp. 638. Protein-coding genes within it:
- a CDS encoding ubiquitin-activating E1 FCCH domain-containing protein, translating into MSDLSVSYTAAGPVPQTAEELRAQLVAQATALSPGITTDLPGSLIEDIVGTDVGSLIICDQMRVDLINSVGPLKANMFMLNLLAQQSGVSAQKTDGSTTVPVSFTGPAGFPVPQGFLVGDGTYTYQVSDATIIPASGISSVVTCVATNTGSWAVPAGSVNQILSSLPSDITLSCSNPVAGTPGGEPETNYEFRERVWQAQMSTVQGYPGFIRQKLTDLSNVQARLVSVVQSGNAWVVMCGGGDIYEMAGAIYKSAGDISRLKGTDLNVTGITNANPGVVTTDITHGFSTGQVINITGVLGMTGVNNVPLTITVLSSHTFSIGINTTSSGAWTGGGLITPNLRNNVVTINDWPDDYLIPFVIPLQQLVTIKFEWATESVNYLTDATIAALVSGPVISYVNGVFAGKPMNINNIKDVFLQSINSTLDMSLISTLNVVVTVNGVITNVDAGTNIISGDPYSYWFIASDGVIVDGI